AAAACGAAACAAAAACTTCTTgaccaggaaaaaaggaagtggtttagggttttttgtttttgttttcatactgaggattgaacccataggtgctttaccactgagttacataccctgccctttttgttttatttatttatttttttattttgatacaaggtcttgctaagttgctgagactggcctcaaacttgccatccttctgcctcagtctcctgatttGCTTtttttacaggcatgtgtcacgggGTCTGGCAGGTTTAGATTTTAACAAGATGGACAGAGAAAATTCTAAAGTGAGAGGACTTAGGAATCAGAAAAATCAGAGATGGAAAATGCCTTGGAGGTGTCAGTGAGTCCATCATTTCTTTGATCTCAGTAGGTATGACTTTGACAGTTGTGGGTTATTTTGGCAGAAGTATATTCATAGTAAAACTATAATGAATGTAATTTAATGAATGCTATTCATGTAAACAGCAGCCCATATTCAATAAACACTTGAGGTGTACGCAATAAAGGTGAGACACAACCTTTTCCTTTCAAACATTTATCATGACCTTTAAATAAAactcaacagcaaagtgtttcttTACCTTCTACTTTGCTCATTTAATCACTGCTCTTATAAGGAATAATACTAACTAATATTTATTGACCCCCTTTGTGCTGGCCGTTTGAGTATATCAATTCATTTAATGATTACAGgaatataatgaaataaaaaaatgattctcaggttataaatgaagaaactgagacacTGAAGGATAAGCCATTTGACTATGACTTAACTACTAGGATTACTGTCTGTAGATCTTGGGGCTTGAGAAACCTGTGAAAAACCTGTTCAGTCATCACATTTTACAATGTGGAAACTGACCTAGCAGAGGTAACTAGATTCTTTTTTCAAGATCACAACCTTTTTTCAGAAGAGGGAACAGAAAGTCTTTCCCTAAGGTGGGCTGTatgtcaagaagaaacaaacatcgGGGTCTTGATTTTGTTCCGTCATTGGAGAACTTGGGAAAGTCTCCTGAAATTCCCTGTACTAGCACACTGCAAGGTACAGCAGTGGGTGCCTTGGCCTGGGAAAAGCCTTCAGGGCAGGACTTTTTAGGTGAATCCACAGGGTCTATTCCCCTAGGGGATCCATCCATCTCCCTGCAGGCCCAGTTTGGCTGTGGAGGAGGAGACAGACTGACATGGTCTGACTTTTGGTCCATCACTacagctctgtgaccttgagcaacttATATAGCCTCTGTAAATTTCAGATTCTCATCTGTAGAACAGGGATTTTATGTGGGTTGTCATGAGGGCTAGAGAACAGATATGTAACATATGGTatatattaataaaagaaaaactaaggGTCCAAGCCAGTTTCAGAGATTCCTTCAGCTATGGTTTAGAATgaggtatctcccaaaagcttatttgtaagacaatgcaagaaagtttagagatgaaatgattgggttatgagagccctaACCTGGTCAGTGCATTggtccactgatagggattaatggGGTGGTAATGTAGACAGATAGAGTGTAACTGGAGGCAGTGAGTTATTGGGTGCAtgtctttgggatatatattttttccctggaaagtggagctgtctctttctccctgctccttGGTGAccatgtcctgagccactttcttccaccacactcttccgccattatGTTCTGCCATTCCTGGGGCACAAAGCAATGGAattagccatctatggactgagacctctaaaaccatgagcactctaaaattgttcttgtcaggtctttgggtcccagcagcaaaaaaagctgactaaaacaccttccAATCCACTTTTAATTGCTCTATCTTACTGCTTCTCAACAGTTAGCAATGGTCCTGGGAATTCTTCAAAGTATTCCCCTATAGCTTCAATAGAAAGTTTGAAGACTCCATGTGGTTCTTAGTTTAGGACCCAGAAGCAAATATTACTATGTCTAcagaattagaattttttttaacctctgtaGACTTTTTTGGTGTGTTCTGGGCATAGTAAGACTATAAGGGCCATATTTAACAGTTTATAAAGTATTAAGCAAGCAACTTCCttgcttattcattaatgtcttggtATCTGTTTTTAATGGTATGTATCAGTCTTGAAACTAAGTAAAATCACTTTTAAAACAGTAGTTCTCAAACTTCTgtgtgctcagaatcatgagggaACCTTATGAAATGCAGATTTCTAGATCCAGATCTGGGTCAGGGGCAGGAAATCTGCATTTTATTAGCACTCCCACCTGTATTGTGAAACTTATAACCCTCAGAACCTACCTTGAGAAAGTCTGTCCCAAGAGCTTGTTGACCAGCTACTCTTTCTTGATGCTCTCTAGGAAAAAACCCAACAAACAAATTTCTTTCATTGAGCAGGAGGAGCACAGGAGCCATAGTTGCTCCTGAATTATATGGGCTTCTTCTCTTAATTTATATGCTTTAAAGTAGAGCTTTATTTGGTCTATCTATATCATGTTTTGTAAAACAATCAAGATTcaagaggaggttgagagggggaAGAGAACTAGATGGACTTCCCTCACCACCTCTGATCACTGGTCTGTGTTTGATAGGCTCTTTAACCAACAAGTAATTTGTTCTTGGGGGGGGGGAAAGAGTGGATTAAAAGCAGTCCATAATAGGTGGTTTGCACTCATCTAAAATGTGGGGAAGGAAATAAAGCTGTCCCAAGAGAACTACAGCTTTGTTCTCCCATCACATACCTAAAGATCCATATCAGTATCTAAACAAGGTATGTCAGGTGGCTTAATTGGGAACTCCCAGACAGTGGGTTTCACAGACTCATGGGTGGGCGATTGCCACTTTATTGTCTGGGCTTCAGCAAAATGAGATAATAGCTGTCATCCAAAAACATGTGGGATTAGAAAAACAAACGACATAgggctttaaaataaaataacatcctCCTGCTTTTAAGTATATCATAACCTTGTTGTTTCTgaatttaaatattaaagaacacattttgttaataattaaaataatagtgaTTGATGTAGGGGGCTCAGTGAACATTTAATGTCTTTACAGTGTGCTAAAGGAGCATACTGCCCTGATGCCGCAGGAGAGACATTAGTAACTATTTAATGGACTTTTAATTTTGTGTTGTTAGTTTTAATAATTAATTGTAATTTTGACTGTGTTGGAAGCTGCAGGTATATTTTCAGTCATCTTTCCAGGCTGGTGTTATGGCCCTGCCCTGTTTAATCAGAGGTTCTTAGAGGAGCGAGATTCAGGAGTGGTTTAAAATGAAAAGGTGGATGTTCATTAAAactacaataaaataataaaatcattttcAGATTTAAGGGGAGCATGGAGAATATGTGTCCTAATCTTTTCACAAGCATTAAAAGACTTGGCCAAAGGCATACATCTTTGTTTCTGTTATTCAGACAAAAAAATCTCACCAAGCCTGGAAGAGAGAGCAGGATGCTTTGGTCCTGCTCTGATAGTTGTTTCTCTGCTCTCCATGCACACTTCTCATCTTTTGTGACCTATGCTCCCAGATTACAGGAAATGGTTTCTATTTTCTAAATATTGAAGGTGTGTGAATGTAAAGTTTTATAGATGAGCTATCCTAGGCCATTATCTGTTTAAGAGCTCAATGCTTTGCTGAGACAGGGAAGTATAAAGTCTATCCATGGAAAGAAATCCAGGACAGGAAATGGTCAGTCCTCCCTGGCTACCTGGAGCTCAGGGCTGTGAGCCTCAACTCTGCCCTGAAGCGTTACCTCAAGACTGCAGAGCAGAGGCTGTGATTTACTTCAGGGCTTTGGGCAAGTCCCTTTAACTTTGCTGTCCTTCCCCTTCCTTGTTTGTAAAACAGAGATGGGGCTGATAGCTCCCTTACAGCTCCATCAGAGGCAGTGTGTGAAATGAGTTCCTGTTTGGGAAGGTTTAAAAGCCACATTCCACCTCCCTGCTAATATGATTACTAGCATGGGGGGGCGGGTGCACAAAAGGGCCAATTCCACATCCCCCTTCTTCTTATAAAAACAGACCAAAGGGTATCTTTTCTTGTCTCCTTGTGGCCTAAAAGGTGGTAGCTTCTGTGGTTGTTACCTTCTTGGAAGGTCAGATTGCTGAGGTAAGGTGTTCTTAGTTACACCACAAATAaacaatcaacaacaacaaaaataactgcTGCGGCAGTGCTTAAGAGGGCTTCTGAACTATAAACACACTTTTCTAACTGTAAAAATAGGGCCCCAATCTGTCTGCAAAGGCACTTCTGTCCTCTAAAGGTAAGGTCCGGACAGAGGAGAGAAAGCAGCCCTTTTAATGGGATCGTGTTTCTAAGGGTCATCACTAAGGCTTTCCACACGtaacacttttaaaaaaattggatgGAAAGTCACCTTTTAAGAACTGAAGAGGTATCTTTCAGGCACGCAGCTCTGTGCACAGCCTGTTTCTCAACGTTTGGAACTTCTTTAACAGTTTATGGAAGGCCACCCTTTAAACCAATCCAACAGCTCCTTTCTCCATAACCTGATTTTAGAGGTGTTTCATTATCTCTAATTACTCAGGGTAAATGGTGATTACTCAGTGTTTTAATCATCAGTTTGGGCAGCAGTTACTCTAAACTCAGGGAAGCCCAGACTCCCATGGGTATTTTTGGAAGGTACCGCGACTAGTCGGTGCATGCTTTCTAGTACCTCTGCACGTGGTCCCCAGGTGAGCCCCGGCTGCTTCCCGGAGCTGGAGAGAGCGGTGTCCCAGCCTTGGCCGCATCCTAGGGCTGGGGCGCGCTGCGCGGGCTTCCGGGACTCGGGCCTGCGAGGCGAGGCCCGGCAGCTGGTTGGGAGGATGTGGGCGGGGCTCCTATCCCCAGAAAGGGAGGCGAGccagggaggagggaagaagggaggggctcctggggaagaggaggaggaaggaaagaaagaaagagagggagggaaagagaaggaaggagtAGATGCGGGAAGGCAGAAGAGGAAGGTGGGAGGGAAGGAGCGCGGAAGCTAGGTGAGTTGAGTATCCCAGACCAGGGACAGGAGCCTAAGACGCTGCTGACCGGCCTAAGTATCTGGCCTCTGGTCCCTGATGGGATTCCCGTCCGAGCTGTCTCGAGCCTGCAGCTCCCCAGTCCCCGGCCCTCGCCCAGGTTTACTTCAGCCCTTCAGAGGTCCCCAGGAGCTGCTGCTGGCGAGCCCGCTACTGCAGGGACCTATGGTGAGCAAGGCTATCTGGCTAGGGGCGCTAGTCAGAGGGGTCCGGGGCGCATCCTTAGGGGAGAAGCTGGGAACTGAGACCTTAACTAAGGCACTAAGGTGGCCTATTTTTGCTCTCCAACGGTGGTGCTGGAGTGGGGATGCTGGAGCTGAAAGACACCTTCGTATCTGCTACTGCCTCCACCCAGGCACCTTCTTCTCCGTCAGGTGGCCCCGGGCAATTTCCACTTTTTTGGAGGTGCAAGGCAGGAGAGGCGGGAAATAAGAGAAATCCTTGGTAGGAGGTCGTTGGGAAAGACTGTGGGGTCTTGAGCTGAACTCTTTGCCCGTGGGATGGCGGTTGCAATTCCAGGACGAGAAGGGCCGAGAGAGGTAGGAGAGAGCTGGCTGTTAATTTCAGAGACCCTGAGGAGGCTGAGGAACCGCAGCATGGGGGAGAGAATACCTGGCAGAAGCTGGTTCCGTGATAGGAAGTGCAGTCCTGTGGTCCTCTGGAGCGAGCGCGCAGCTGGAGGGGCTGCCTCAAGGGGACTGTCACCCATTCTTGCTCCCAGCTGGCAGGCGCTCGGTGAGCTTGTGAATTGCAACTTCGGGATGCGCCTTTTCCAGGAGCTATTTTCTTAGACTTGCGGTACTTTTAGGAGCCTTCCCTCTCTTATTTCATGGTTTAAGGTTCCCAGGAACGATGGCCAAAATGCCAAGAGCTCCCGGGACGCTTCTTCCTTGCATTTAGTGTCTTATGGGGAGTCTCTGATGGGACGCACGGCGGACGCGAAGCTTTTTCAGGCCCTCCCTGCCCCAAACTCATGGGAAAATGCCCTGGAATTGCCAGGTCCCAGCAAACCCCGTTCCCGCAGGAGTTGGACCTGGAGCCTCAGGCGCGTCCTTGAGCACCGCTTTGGTTGTTGGTTTGCGAATATCGTAATTTATGAGCTGCAGGTTTCGATTTCTTAAAACCCTAAAGGCACACAGTTGGTCAAGTGAGCCTACCTCTAAACAAATTTAGGCAATGGGAGAAGATTCATGTAGTGAAGTGAAGGACAGTGGCCACAAATTGCATTCCCGCCCCGAAGAAGTAGTTCTGGAGATGAAAGTTCTCTTTGGCGTTtatctttttcattaaaaattttgGGAAGAAAGAGGATTAGAGAAGAATCCTAGTGAATCCAAAATTGAAACGCGTCTTCCCCCAGACGCGTGGTTTGAGCGCAGAGAGCGCTCTGCCGCCACCCTGGGAGACTCCTAAGGGACCAAGGATTATACCGGGATCTCAAATACCTCCCCTTGTACTGTACCGCATTCCGCGGGCAGCGGCCGCTCTCTCTGTATTTCCCACTTCTGGAGGTCCCACCATCACagggcattattattattatttaactcCTGACTTCTCAAAATTAATCTTTGCTTTCTCAAGCCCTTTCCCAGTTCTCCCCAGCTGTGGCGCGGGCTTGAGAAAGGCAAAAGCTGCTCAAAAAGCTGAGCGGCTCTTGCTGGGCATAGATGGCCAAGCAGGGACGCCCGGCCTCCGCACTCCGTTCCTCAGTGTAGGGTGGTGCCGGGTAGCAGTGGCCTGGAGGAAGAACAGAGCTGCTCTATGGTTTATACCTCTTCCTCAAAGGCTTTCCCCCAAATAACATTGAGTTTCTTGGAGAGAGGGTGGCGGCCACACGGAGTCCCCGAGTTCCGAAGCGACTCGGGACAGAAACTGGGAATAGCCTCAGAAAAAGGAGACTGGGTGAAGCAGGCTTCGGGGTGGGAGTAGAGGGACTCGGGCCCCGGGGGGTGACCCGGCGCACGCACTATGGCTAAACGCAGAGTTACGCCAGCTCAGGTTTTCCAATAGTCCCTTGCGCTAAGCGAGCCACGCGTGCGGCATCTTTGGTTAGAATCAGGACACCCAGTAATTGTTTGAGTTGTGGGTTGGTAAAATTCTTTAAGGAATATTTGCTGCGACTCTGCAGCTGGTGCAAAGAAGGAAGGGGGTGGGGGAAGGAAGTAGAGGGCGGTGGACTatggtggttttaaaaataagccaAGCCTGGGAGAGAGACGCAAACGCAGAGGTCGAGTGCAGGCCGAAAGCTGTTCAGGGTTTTCTCCACTCCTAGAAATGTGGTGGGATTTCTTTTCTGTGCCGAGTCGGGAgttgtaaaaacaaaaacaaacttggCGATATTAAGATCTGAAAAGTGTGATGCGCCCTTTGGCGACGCCTCTTTCTGAATTTGCCTGGAGCAACGACCCCAGGCACCCGCCCTCTGCCTTGAATGGCCTCGCCGCGGGGTTTCAAGGGGATCtgctttggtgtgtgtgtgtacacgcgcGCGAGGGGCGGGGGACGAATGCCGCGGCCCACCCGTTGCGGGGTTCTCGGCAAAGTAATGGAACCGGAGAAATTACTCTAGCAGCCGCTCCCTCTAACTTTCCCACACCGATCACACCCTGATACTTTCCTCCTTCCGGCCGGTGCGCGACAGGGTCAGCAACTTTTGGCTCGGAGCTAAATCGGCTACCCAGATCGTTTGAGCACTCGCAGGCATTCTCCAGGGGTTGGCTGCCTCTCGCTGGGAGCGTACTTGGCCTCTCAAAGACTGAGGAGGAGGTggcggggtgtgtgtgtgtgtgtgtgtgtgtgtgtgtgtgtgtgtgtacagggtCCCTCAGCGCTTTTCCTCTTTAAGTGCCTCTCAGTGGTGAGGCTGTGGGCAGCTAAGACTCGGCTACCCCCGCTCCGGACCTCACTGGAACGGCGTTCACACTCCAAATCGCGCAGTCCCTACAGTGCGCCCCAGATCCTCTGGCTTCAGGCCGCTAGTGAGAGGGTATGGCCAGACGCGCCGCGCACCGCAGGTAGAGGCGAGCACTGCACTCGCGGCCCGAAGAGCGCGCCAGCGGCCGGACACCGGGCGGAGGTTCTCCTCTGAGCGCTGCCGGGAGCTCCTCCCAGACCGCTGCGGCTCCGGCGGCGGGCGCGGAGGTTGGCTTTGCCTGGAGAGGCGGGACCTAGCGGGGGCGGGAGGGTGGAGAAGAGGAGGGCGGGCTCCTGAGTAAATGGGGCGGGGCCTCTTAGCCACGTGACTCGGAGGGGCTGGAAGAAAAACAGAGCCTGTCTGCGCCGGAGTCTCATTATattcaaatattcattttaggAGCCATTCCGTAGTGCCATTCCGAGCAACGCACTGCCGCAGCTTCTCTGAGCCTTTCCAGCAAGTTTGTTCAAGATTGGCTGTCAAGAATCATGGACTGTTATTATATGCCTTGTTTTCTGTCAGTGAGTAGACACCTCTTCCTTCCCTCTTCTCGGGAACTCACTTTGCCCTCCCCATCCCTGATCGCCGTCTGTCCCTCACGTCGGACCTTCCTTTCAGCGTCCACACTCCGCTCTCTGGCAGTGCTGTCGCTCTCTTCTTGGCCCTGCAGCCCGGGCGCTCGAAGCGTACCGGTTCCTTTTAAAGTGCTTCTTGCTCCCACTCGCCCTCTCAGATCCGGTGCGTTGCAATAAAGGGGGGTGCGAGGGGACTAAAGAGATGAAAGGTCCGCAGCCCTGGGTTGTACCTTGCGGACTAAACACTCCCTTCTGCCTCACTTGCCTTAGGAGCGCTCAATGCCGGGTGACGCGTTCCTAGGCTCTTGTCAAATCTCAGAGTCCGCTCCGGAATCATCCCCCACCTCTTCCCTGGGAGGGAGTGAGCAGACACGATTAGATGTTTTTTGCTGAGCATTTCCAGCTCATCGGCCACAATAAAATAAACCACCATGCCACCCGGGCAGCTCCCAAACTCTTTCTCGGTCACTGGACCGTGCCGCCCAGTCTTTGCCTTGTCCCGGCTTCTCTGCTATCCCTCCCAACGGCTCGCAAACAGCTGGAAGTTGTGGAAGTTGGGCtcggagggaggaggaagaaagaCGGGGGCGGGGGTGAAGGAAGAGGGGGGATGCTGAAGGTCTGAAGTGGAGAGCTATGGCAATTTAATTTTCcctccccccacccttttttaCCCCCTCAATGTTAACTGTTTATCCTTGAAGAAGCCACGCTGAGATCATGGCTCAGATAGCAGTTGGGACAAAAAAAGATTAACAGGATGGAGGCTATCTGATTTGGGGTTATTTGACTGTAAACAAGTTAGACCAAGTAATTACAGGGCAATTCTTACTTTCAGGCCTTGCATGGCTGCAGCtgctggtggtggtggggtgTGAGGGAGAAAGCACAAACTTGATCTTTCTGACCTGATTTGCATCCTGACCCTCCTTTACTAGTCCTATATACATATGCGGAGACATCTCCATTTCTCTCTATTTATCGgtgtttatttattctttaaccttccaccccctccccctccccagagACACCATGATTCCTGGTAACCGAATGCTGATGGTCGTTTTATTATGCCAAGTCCTGCTAGGAGGCGCGAGCCATGCTAGTTTGATACCTGAGACGGGGAAGAAAAAAGTCGCCGAGATTCAGGGCCACGCGGGAGGACGCCGCTCAGGGCAGAGCCATGAGCTCCTGCGGGACTTCGAGGCGACACTTCTGCAGATGTTCGGGCTGCACCGCCGCCCGCAGCCAAGCAAGAGCGCAGTCATCCCGGATTACATGCGGGATCTTTACCGGCTCCAgtctggggaggaggaggaggaagagcagatccACGGCATGGGTTTGGAGTACCCGGAGCGCCCCGCCAGTCGTGCCAACACCGTGAGGAGCTTCCACCACGAAGGTCAGTCCCTGCCCCCAGtccgggtgggggggtgggggagggcttGTAGGGCAGGCTGGAGGGGCCTTGGAAGCCCTGGGGAAGAAGAGTTCAGGTTACATCAAAGCCCCaatccaggaggctgaggaacAGAGCCCCTTACCTCCAAGAATTTCCAGAGCTGCCGCTGGACTTATTTTCTGGAGACAGAGGGGGAGGGGTCGGGAGAAGGGGAATGACACCGCTCAGACGAGGGCTAGCCCCAGCGGTGTGTTTTTGCTATATCAAAGCCTTTTCTGCCGAGTTTTctgcccgttttttttttttcaaagcaccTACTGAATTTAATATTACAGCTGTGTGTTTGTCAGGTTTATTCAATAGGGGCCTTGTAATCTGATCTGAATGTTTCCTAGCGGATGTTTCTTTTCCAAAGTAAATCTGAGTTATTAATCCACCAGCATCATTACTGTGTTGGAATTTATTTTCCCCTCTGTAACATGATCAACAAGGCATGCTCTGTGTTTCCAAGATCGCTGGGGAAATGTTTAGTAACATACTCGAAAGTGGAAGAGGGAGAGGGTGACTGTGAGCATGTTTCCTCCCTGCCTCTGCTGTTGGCCCCTCTTTCTTTACAGCCACTTGTAAAGAAAACTGTGTGCACAAAGCCAAAAGAGGGTCTTCAAAGGGGAGTCTAAGGGTGATGAAGTAAAGAAATTGACACATGGAAATTATTAAACGTATGAAGGAGGTTGGGAGATACTTTCTGTCTTTGGTGTTTGACAAATGCTAGCTAAGTTTTGATGGTTTGCTAACTGCCCTACTTCTCTACTCCTTCAAATTGAAAGGTACACTTATTTCCCTTTAATAGCCTTCTACAATATAAGCAGAATTCACCATTCATTGCCCAACACAGCTATTTCTTGACTTTTCCATCTCTCAAAAAAGTTCATAagctttttcttttccctttctttcccaACTGTGCCTAGAACATCTGGAGAACATCCCCGGGACCAGCGAAAACTCTGCTTTTCGTTTCCTATTTAACCTCAGCAGCATCCCAGAGAATGAGGTGGTCTCCTCTGCAGAGCTTAGGCTCTTTCGTGAGCAGGTGGACCAGGGCCCTGATTGGGAGCAGGGATTCCACCGAATAAACATTTATGAGGTTATGAAGTCCCCGGCAGAAGTGGTGCCTGGACATCTCATCACACGACTACTGGACACGAGACTGGTCCACCACAATGTGACACGTTGGGAAACTTTTGATGTGAGCCCTGCAGTCCTTCGCTGGACTCGGGAGAAGCAGCCAAACTATGGGCTGGCCATTGAAGTGACTCACCTCCATCATACACGGACCCACCAGGGCCAGCATGTCAGGATTAGCCGATCGTTACCTCAAGGGAGTGGGGATTGGGCCCAGCTCCGGCCCCTCCTGGTCACTTTTGGCCATGATGGCCGGGGCCATGCCTTGACCCGACGCCGGAGGGCCAAGCGTAGCCCTAAGCATCACCCACAGCGGTCCAGGAAGAAGAATAAGAACTGCCGGCGCCACTCACTTTATGTGGACTTCAGTGATGTGGGCTGGAATGATTGGATTGTGGCCCCACCAGGCTACCAGGCCTTCTACTGCCACGGGGACTGCCCCTTTCCACTGGCGGACCACCTCAACTCAACCAATCACGCCATTGTGCagaccttggtcaactctgtcaaTTCCAGTATCCCCAAGGCCTGTTGTGTTCCCACTGAACTAAGTGCCATCTCCATGCTATATCTGGATGAGTATGACAAGGTGGTGCTGAAAAATTATCAGGAGATGGTGGTAGAGGGATGTGGGTGCCGCTGAGATCAGGTAGTCCTTGaggatagacagacacacacattcacacaaacacacacgatcCCATCCACTCACTCACACACCACACAGACTGCTTCCTTATAGCTGGacttttatcttaaaaaaaaaaaaaaaagaaaaaagaaaaaacctaaaCATTCACCTTGACCTTATTTATGACTTTACGTGCAAATGTTTTGACCATATTGATCATAtattttgacaaaatatatttataactacatattaaaagaaaaataaaatgagtcaTTATTTTAAAGGTAAACTATggcctttttctctttttttctgccCCAGACCTTTTGAATGAGATTGGTTTTTGTTGAGGTGGGGTTGGGATCATGATGGAAATCAGAAGGTGGTAACTGGAGGTGGTTTAAGTTATAAGAACAGGAAGTAAACTGATGGCAGAGAGAGATGGTAATTGCCAGGATGAATTGTTTTCCATTTCTATTTAATGTTAACAAGGACGCAGCATCCTCTCCCATCTG
This region of Callospermophilus lateralis isolate mCalLat2 chromosome 3, mCalLat2.hap1, whole genome shotgun sequence genomic DNA includes:
- the Bmp4 gene encoding bone morphogenetic protein 4 isoform X2, coding for MREGRRGRWEGRSAEARSHSVVPFRATHCRSFSEPFQQVCSRLAVKNHGLLLYALFSVILLGGASHASLIPETGKKKVAEIQGHAGGRRSGQSHELLRDFEATLLQMFGLHRRPQPSKSAVIPDYMRDLYRLQSGEEEEEEQIHGMGLEYPERPASRANTVRSFHHEEHLENIPGTSENSAFRFLFNLSSIPENEVVSSAELRLFREQVDQGPDWEQGFHRINIYEVMKSPAEVVPGHLITRLLDTRLVHHNVTRWETFDVSPAVLRWTREKQPNYGLAIEVTHLHHTRTHQGQHVRISRSLPQGSGDWAQLRPLLVTFGHDGRGHALTRRRRAKRSPKHHPQRSRKKNKNCRRHSLYVDFSDVGWNDWIVAPPGYQAFYCHGDCPFPLADHLNSTNHAIVQTLVNSVNSSIPKACCVPTELSAISMLYLDEYDKVVLKNYQEMVVEGCGCR
- the Bmp4 gene encoding bone morphogenetic protein 4 isoform X1; this encodes MIPGNRMLMVVLLCQVLLGGASHASLIPETGKKKVAEIQGHAGGRRSGQSHELLRDFEATLLQMFGLHRRPQPSKSAVIPDYMRDLYRLQSGEEEEEEQIHGMGLEYPERPASRANTVRSFHHEEHLENIPGTSENSAFRFLFNLSSIPENEVVSSAELRLFREQVDQGPDWEQGFHRINIYEVMKSPAEVVPGHLITRLLDTRLVHHNVTRWETFDVSPAVLRWTREKQPNYGLAIEVTHLHHTRTHQGQHVRISRSLPQGSGDWAQLRPLLVTFGHDGRGHALTRRRRAKRSPKHHPQRSRKKNKNCRRHSLYVDFSDVGWNDWIVAPPGYQAFYCHGDCPFPLADHLNSTNHAIVQTLVNSVNSSIPKACCVPTELSAISMLYLDEYDKVVLKNYQEMVVEGCGCR